The segment TCAATGGGATAGCCTTGCTTTGCATATTGCTCCGGGCTGGTGATGGGGGGTGGGGAACCGGCTGATTTCATACCTAAACACTACGCACTTTCCTTGGCGGGGCAAAGGGCTCGTCATTCACATCAGGCTCAAAACACTGTAGCATCTCCGCAGGTCATTCAGGGAGGCATCAGTGGAACAAGAGGCAATTATCTATGTCGCCGGTCACCGAGGCTTGGTTGGCTCGGCTATTGTCCGCGCCTTGCAACAGGCGGGACACACATCCATCATCACCCGCACACACGCCCAATGCGATCTCACTGACCAAGCCCAGGTCAACGATTTCTTTGCCCACCAGAAACCCCAATATGTAGTTCTGGCGGCAGCCAAGGTGGGAGGCATCCATGCCAACGACATCCGCCCGGCTGAATTTATTCGGGACAATCTGCTCATTCAATCAAACATCATAGATGCGGCTTACAGGAACGGGGCCAGAAAACTACTATTTCTGGGGTCGTCATGCATCTATCCCAAGTTTGCTCCTCAACCCATACGCGAAGAGCACCTCTTGACCGGAGAACTGGAACCCACCAATCAGTGGTACGCCGTAGCCAAGATCGCGGGGTTGAAGATGTGCCAAGCCTACCGACGCCAGTATGGATTCAATGCCATCAGTCTGATGCCCACAAATCTCTATGGCCCTGGTGACAATTTCGATCTGGTCAGTGCCCATGTATTGCCTGCCCTGCTCCGCAAATTCCACGAGGCCAAGCTCACTGGCGCACCCGAAGTATCTGTCTGGGGCAGCGGAACCCCTCGGCGAGAATTCCTGCATGTGGACGATCTGGCACAGGCCAGTCTGTTCCTGATGGACAATTATGATGAAGAAGACATCATTAATGTAGGGGTCGGGACCGATATCAGCATTGCCGAACTTGCTGAGATCATTCAAGACATCGTCGGTTACAAAGGAAACGTCATCTACGACCGAAACAAGCCGGACGGCACTCCCAGGAAACTGCTGGATGTCTCCCGTCTTACGGGAAAAGGCTGGACAGCAGGCATCAGTTTGCGCGAGGGCATTGCCTCCACGTATTCTTGGTTCGTCAATAATTCACCCTGCTGAATCGTCCCCACACGCAAAAAACGGCCCCCGATTCATCCCGGAGGCCGTTTTTTGCGTGTGGCTTTTTATTTTTTCGCTGTTCCCTTCTTTTTCCTCTTGGTCCAGAGCTGCATTTCCTTCATTTTCTTACGACGCTCGCGTTGAAGACTCTTGCAGATCAACGGGGTTCCCTTTTTGTACCCCCACTTCTCCCGATACTCATCTGGAGTCAGACCAAACTTGATCAAATTCTTCTTGGTCAATATCTTATAAGGCTTGCCATCCTCAAGATTGATGATGGATTTCTCTCGGATAGCCTTTTTAGGGTCCACGGTAGGAGCAAGCTTTTCTTCTACGAGATCCCCCTCACCAATCCTTCTGATCCCATGGGCCAGCTTTTGAACCATGGATGTAATTTCATCCTCGGTCATGGTTCGGACACTGGCTTGTGCCTTTACGATATCCAAAGCTTCCTTAAGATAATCTTCCATGCGCGACTTTCCTCCGAAATATATCACCATCGTTCAACAACCGTAACGACGGAAACTATTCACACACATTCCGTTGCGTCACGTAAACCCTCATTTCATGTCAGAGTATCATGTCTCTATCATACTAAATCAAAACATTGCAACACAATTAAAGATCAGTACACGACACAAAACAAGTAATACACAGCATACACTTCCATGCACAACGACAAAATCAACTCCTCTTCGCCTTGGACGACAGACAGAAACTGAAGATCATGGGCATTCGCGAGCATTTTACATCACCCACAATTCATCATATAAAACCACAACACCACGTGTTCGCATGCACCGACCAAGCAGAGGCATCAAATGAAATACATTATTTTTGAAGATTTTTCCGGCCAGGCCATCCCCGTGCTCTTCCCCGACAGGATCGACCATGATGAACTCAGGGAACAAATGCCCTATGGTACGGTCCTCTCCGCCGGATACGTCAACCACACTGGCGCAGGTTTTGTCTGCCATGGCGAAGCCAAGGCATTGGGCGTCGCATCCACCGCATCCGACGCCTCGGTGATTGAGCAGCATTTCCAGCAGGGAGCTGGTTAAGACCTCCCCCCTCTCCCTTCTTTCACACAAAAAGGCGCCCCTGCCGCAATCATGCGGCAGGGGCGCCTTTCAATGAATTTCAAAAAAGGGTCTAAGCCAGGACCCCGGCAATCACTCCGCAGACCTCATCCACTTGCTCGTCAGTCATGTACGGGTGCATGGGCAGGCTGAAGATACTCTCTGCCAGACGCATGGAAACAGGCATATCCTCTGCAGCGTAGCCTAATTCTGCAAACGCCGTCTGAATATGCAACGGCTTGGGATAGTAGATGACCGAAGGAATTCCGGCTTCCTTCAGAGCGGCCTGAATCTCTTCGCGACGCTCATGGAGAATGGAATACTGGGCCCAGGCACTGCGACATCCATCCGGCACCTTCTGGAAGGTAAACCCTGGCAGCTTGGACAACTGCCCGGTATACCGGTCCGCCACGCGTTGACGCTGATCGAGTTCGCCGGGGAAGGCTGCCAACTTGGGTAACAACACGGCAGCCTGCAAGGAATCCAGGCGACCGTTGATCCCGATGCGATCATTGTCGTAGCGATGGCTCCCCATCCCGTGAATCATCAGCGACCGCATCAATTCGGCCATCTCGTCGTCATCGGTAAACACCGCTCCGCCATCGCCGTAACAACCCAAGGGTTTGGCCGGGAAAAAGCTGGTGGCAGAAACATGCCCCAAAGCCCCGGCCCGCACGCCGTTGTACTCGGACCCAAAACTCTGGGCTCCATCCTGCAACACAAACAAACCATGGCTCTCAGCCAGCTCCATGATGGCATCGTACTCGGCAGGTACGCCGAAGATATCCACGGGAATGATCCCCTTGGGAGTCAGCTTGTCCACCCCGTTGGGCAGGGGATGCTTACCGGCATCGCCCATCTTCACGGCACGCACAGCCAGATTCAGCGCCTCGGGATTGATATTGAAAGTCTCGGGGTCCACATCCACGTACACGGGAGTCGCTCCCAGCAGCGAAATCACTTCCGCAGTGGCGATAAACGTGAAGGGGGTCGTAAACACGGCGTCCCCCGGCCCGACTCCATGAGCCATCAGGGCCAGCAGCAGCGCATCTGTCCCGCTGGAACAGGCAATGGCGTTCTTCACACCTGCAAACCCGGCCAGCTTCTCTTCCAGCTCACGAACCTCAGGCCCCATAATGAACTGGCCATGTTCCAGAACAGCGTCCATACGGGCGCGAATATCAGACTCCAGCGCACGGAACTGGGCCTTCAAATCAATAAATGGCATTGTCATAATGTTCAGACTCCACAATGGCCAGGTTCATCCCCTTGGCCATGAACAGTGTTGATGGTCAATCAATCGATCCGGGCAAGTCCCCGGCTCTGGTTCTCATAGTACCTGGCTTTGCAGGCCGCACACGACAGCGCATCATCCAAGTGTTCGCCACAGGCACAGACCCAGCCCTTCTGCCTGGCGGGGTTACCCACCACCAAAGAGTGATCAGGCACGTCAACCGTCACCACCGCTCCGGCCCCAATAAAGGCATACCGCCCAATGCTGATGCCGCAGACAACTGTACAGTTGGCGCCCAGAGTGGCCCCTTTGCGGACCAGGGTCTGCCGAAGTTGCCCCATCCGCGGGATGTGGCTGCGAGGGTTGATGACGTTGGTAAAGACAGCGGAGGGACCGCAGAACACCTCGTCCTCCAGGGTCACCCCCTTATAGACGGAAACATTGTTCTGAATCCTGCAACGATTCCCGATGCTCACTTCCGGGCCGATCACGACGTTCTGACCGATGTTGCAATCCTGCCCAAGAACGCATCCACTCATGATGTGAGAAAAATGCCAGATTCTGGTTCCGGCACCTATGGTGACATGATCGTCCACATAGGAGCTTTCATGAACAAAAACGTCTTGCGTTTGGGGCTCATGCGTCGATTCTGTTCGCTTATCCGCCACAGGTTGTGTCCTATCCGACAATCAAATCAGCTTTGCCCGTCCTCGGTTTCATGCATCTCGGCCAGGCAATCGAGCAGTCCCTGTCCCATGTCCGTGTACGACTCACCCACCAGCTTGGTCCCCACTCGCGGCAGGAAACCATAGGGAGTGATCTTGTAATGCCCGCCCAATGGCTGGTTCAGGAACTCGATGTCCGGTTTGTTACCCAGAATCTCGCGCACCATTTCCATCAGATCCCGCACGCGGTAGGGGTAGGGACCAGTCAAGATCACATGCTGGTTGGCGTACTCTTCATTCAAAATGCGTACCGAAAGTTTGGCCGCATCCCGAACATGGATGTATTCGCGCTGCTCGTCTCCGGTCCCCGAATAGGTCACCTTGCCCTGGGATAGAGCCGAATGCAGAATCCTGTAAATACCGTTACGCATATCAGCCCGGCGACCATAGAGCGAACCATAGCGCAGGATGGAATATTCGATCCCGTAGCGCTCCTTGTAGGCCTCGATGATCCGTTCCGAAGCCTGTTTGCTGGCGCGATAAAAAGAACCCTTTTCACTATAGACATAGACGGTGCTGGCGAAGACATAGCGTTTGACGTTGGCCTCACGGCAGGCATCAAGGATGTGAGCGTTTCCCAACACGTTGAGCTGAATCGTCTCGATGGGCTTGTCACGGGCCTCGTCGATATCGGCGAGCCCCGCAAAATTGTAGACGTAATCGGCGCCACTCACGGCCTTGCGCATGGATTCGGGGTCCAGGATGTCGCACAGGAACATCTCCTGACCATCGCTGAGATGGGGAGACTCCACGCGATCGCAAACCCGCACCTTGAACCCGGCCCGGACAAGCTCGTCGCACACATGGCTGCCCAGAAATCCGGAACCACCAAAGACTACTGCCAATTCACTCACGTTATACTCCTCGATCTGCGGCCCCGGAGCGCAACATGGCGTTCATCATGCCCAAACGGACAGGTCGCCTGGCAGCCCCGGTATGCAGTAAAAAACAAACGTCCCGACCAAGCCCTTGGCCGCGACTTCAGATTCAAAACAACGGCCTTCAGCGTCTGCCGAACCGCCCATATCCGAAATGTCTTCCTTTGCCAGCACGGTCTTGTCAACCGTTTTCCCCAAGAATCGTTGCGCCCCGGCGCTTCCCGGACACGAAACAGCCCTCGGAAACCAGGCTTCCGGGGGCTGGGGAATGTACTCTCACAGGTCATCTGCTAGGCGAGGTTCACAAGCTCGATATCGTCATACTCGGGTGCGTTTCCATTATAGGTAATATCCAGGCTGAAGGCACCATAGCTGCCATCGTTTCCGTCATCGTCGTAGTACAAGCTCTCGGCCCCATCATCGTAAATAAAGACGGCTCCATCCTGCGTCACGTCCGTGTAGTTATCGGTATAGTTCGTCACCACAAAGAATCGGCCGGAATCCAATGTACCGGCAGCAAGGCCAAAATTAACCGAATCGAATTGCAATTTGTCAAAATCCCAATCCGCGTCAGAAATGGTGTCGTTGGTCATATCGCTTTCAATGGTGTACAGAAAAACGTCTTCCCCCAAATCGGAAGTCAGCATATCACCGGAAGCTCCACCCACAAGGGTGTCATTGCCCGTCCCTCCAGAGAGTTCATCGATTCCAATCCCCCCCCAAAGCTCATCGTTTCCGGCTCCACCTTCAAGATAATCATCGCCCTGACCGCCTTGGGCATAATCATCGCCAGCCCCCCCGAAGAAAGTATCCTCACCCGAGCTGCCGGTTAAGGTGATCTGTCCCTCGTAATCGGATGCTTCCACCTTGGTCGCATCGGTCGCATCTATCGAAGTGAACGTCCCGGAGCTCATACTCACCGCACCGGTGCTCAGATTGATATCCACCTCATCGGTATCCTCCTGACCTCGGACGGTCAGGACCCTTGAAGGAGCTGTTCCTGCAAGAGTCAGCAGTGTCGAATCCTGATACCCCGTGAATTCGTTGCCATAGATGACGTAGACTTCACCATTGGGGTCACCGCCGTGACCCGTGATCCCGAAATCCGCATAGCCATCGTTGTTCAAATCCCCCAGATAACCGACACCGTAGCCAGTGGAATCTCCCGCAGCCTTGCCCAGCACAATCACCCCGTCTTCACCGCTCAGGGCATCCGGATCCAGACTGGCCTGCTTGGCTCCCCACCCTTTCACTCCGTTGACTCCGCCGAAGATCAGATAGCCCTCGCCATTCTCGTTGGCAGCAACCGTATGCCCGCCAACCATGAAATCCCCATAGCCATCGTTATTCACGTCACCAGCGGTCTGCACGGAAAAGCCAAGACGATCAGTACTGCCTGCATTACCTGCCATGACATAGCCATAGGTGCCATCCGCCCCATTTGTTGCCAGCAGTTTTGACAACTGTATTGTGCCATCACCCGAACCATCCGCAGCATCCAGAGCCGCGAGTTGATCGCCGTAGACCACGAAGACCTTACCCGGGCCATACTGGCCAGTATAACTTTCCGGTGCTCCGATGATCAGATCGCTAATCCCATCACCATTCACATCAGCATAACTCACCTGACCGGTAACATCCTGATTATCCACGCCCTCAAACAGATATCCATTACTTCCATCCAGGCCAGACACATTGAAACCACCGGAAAGAACGCTGGACTCCCCCTTGACTCCATAGGAACCGCCAAACACGAGATAGGCCTTGCCGGTTCTGTCGGCATTGGACCCATGCCCCTCGTTGGCCCCGATCAAAACTTCGGCAAAACCGTCGCCATTCATATCCGGGATGCCAGTGACACTGTTGCCCATGAATTCACGTGCATTGGAGTTGTAGAAAAAAACGCCGTTGGTTCCATTGAGCCCGTTCTGGCTCAACTCGGCCCCACCGGACCAGCCGTTACCACCGAACACCACATAGACTTCTCCGGAATCAAGGGTGGAACCCGCCATGAAACCGGACTGGATAACATCCGAAAAGCCATCACCATTGATATCGCCATAGCTGGCTGAACTCCCCCCCTGATCGTACGTAGTAAATCCGTTGAGGATAAAGCCGTTACTCCCGTCACCACCGTTGCCCGAAGCCAGGTATTTGACATTGAGGGTTCCATCGGCTGTCCCATCCATGGCGTCCAAAGCCGCCAGGCTCGACCCGCCGAACAACACGTACCCTTCACCTGTTGCCGTGGAAAAACTGGTGGCTCCCAGAGAAAAGTCATCGTATCCGTCGTTATTGAAGTCACCCACGGTGCTCATATTCTTGTTGCGACCATAGGCCCCAAACCTACCTTCATATCGATACCCATCCAGGACATAGCCATTGCTGCCATCCAGGTACGAAATATCAATGCTGCCGTCGGTGGTTCCGTCCGCAGCATCCAGATTTTCCAGGTTCGTGCCACCAAAGATCAGATAGGTTTCTCCGGCATTGTTAACGCCGTTAGGGTCGGCATTGGCTGCGGAAATCATGAAGTCATCTATCCCATCACCATTCACATCCCCAACCCAGGCAAAATCGGCACCAAATGTGGTCCCGGCCTCATCGCCCACAATGGTGTAACCCGTGGTTCCGTCCAGACTCGCAGGGGCCGGACAGTCACAGGAAGCACTGGAGCTGCCTCCGCCCGAACCGCCACTATGGCCTCCGGTATCATCCCCGGTATCTCCATCGCCCGTGTCGCCGCCGGACACAGTATCGTCGTCATCGTCATCGCCACCGGCCAGGGAATCCGCAAAAGGATCATCAGGCTGGCCCCAGTTATCGGGGTCAAAAGGAGATCCGTCCCCACTTCCAGGGACACTGTCTCCCCCACCCAGAGTATCTCCCCCGGCACCACCAGCCAGGGTATCATCGCCCAATATCTCCTCCATGGCGCCCATGATGAAGGACAGGATGTCACCTTCCGAGGCTCCGTCTTCGGGATTCAGCTCCACGGTGACCTCATCCTCGCCACCGCCACCATCTTCGCCGTCACCATTTCCGGTTCCGTCACCCGGGCCGTCACCCTCGTCACCATCATCACCACCGTCATCCTCGCCGCCCTCGCGAGCTGTGGGAATGGAGAGAATCGGAGCGATGGCATCAAAAAAAGCTTTCTCGAAATCGGTATAGGTTCGGAGTTCGCCAAAGGTCCCATCCGCAAAGACATCAAGGATCAGGTTGGCGTTGTTGATGATCATGGTTCCGTAGGGGGTCGTCACGGTCAGGTCCTTGCCATCGTACTGGAAGATACCGACCTTGAGTCCGTCCTCTCCAACCTGCAGGTCGGCACCTGTCCCCCGGATACCGATGGTTGCCAGAGGCGAAACCATGGACACGCCTTCGGGATTGGAGGCGGCAATCTCGCCAGTCACCATGCGAAACGTGCCCTCAGCCATATTGAGGACCATATTCGAGGCAG is part of the Desulfovibrio ferrophilus genome and harbors:
- the fcl gene encoding GDP-L-fucose synthase, producing the protein MEQEAIIYVAGHRGLVGSAIVRALQQAGHTSIITRTHAQCDLTDQAQVNDFFAHQKPQYVVLAAAKVGGIHANDIRPAEFIRDNLLIQSNIIDAAYRNGARKLLFLGSSCIYPKFAPQPIREEHLLTGELEPTNQWYAVAKIAGLKMCQAYRRQYGFNAISLMPTNLYGPGDNFDLVSAHVLPALLRKFHEAKLTGAPEVSVWGSGTPRREFLHVDDLAQASLFLMDNYDEEDIINVGVGTDISIAELAEIIQDIVGYKGNVIYDRNKPDGTPRKLLDVSRLTGKGWTAGISLREGIASTYSWFVNNSPC
- a CDS encoding MucR family transcriptional regulator — its product is MEDYLKEALDIVKAQASVRTMTEDEITSMVQKLAHGIRRIGEGDLVEEKLAPTVDPKKAIREKSIINLEDGKPYKILTKKNLIKFGLTPDEYREKWGYKKGTPLICKSLQRERRKKMKEMQLWTKRKKKGTAKK
- a CDS encoding DegT/DnrJ/EryC1/StrS family aminotransferase encodes the protein MTMPFIDLKAQFRALESDIRARMDAVLEHGQFIMGPEVRELEEKLAGFAGVKNAIACSSGTDALLLALMAHGVGPGDAVFTTPFTFIATAEVISLLGATPVYVDVDPETFNINPEALNLAVRAVKMGDAGKHPLPNGVDKLTPKGIIPVDIFGVPAEYDAIMELAESHGLFVLQDGAQSFGSEYNGVRAGALGHVSATSFFPAKPLGCYGDGGAVFTDDDEMAELMRSLMIHGMGSHRYDNDRIGINGRLDSLQAAVLLPKLAAFPGELDQRQRVADRYTGQLSKLPGFTFQKVPDGCRSAWAQYSILHERREEIQAALKEAGIPSVIYYPKPLHIQTAFAELGYAAEDMPVSMRLAESIFSLPMHPYMTDEQVDEVCGVIAGVLA
- a CDS encoding acyltransferase, which gives rise to MDDHVTIGAGTRIWHFSHIMSGCVLGQDCNIGQNVVIGPEVSIGNRCRIQNNVSVYKGVTLEDEVFCGPSAVFTNVINPRSHIPRMGQLRQTLVRKGATLGANCTVVCGISIGRYAFIGAGAVVTVDVPDHSLVVGNPARQKGWVCACGEHLDDALSCAACKARYYENQSRGLARID
- a CDS encoding NAD-dependent epimerase/dehydratase family protein gives rise to the protein MSELAVVFGGSGFLGSHVCDELVRAGFKVRVCDRVESPHLSDGQEMFLCDILDPESMRKAVSGADYVYNFAGLADIDEARDKPIETIQLNVLGNAHILDACREANVKRYVFASTVYVYSEKGSFYRASKQASERIIEAYKERYGIEYSILRYGSLYGRRADMRNGIYRILHSALSQGKVTYSGTGDEQREYIHVRDAAKLSVRILNEEYANQHVILTGPYPYRVRDLMEMVREILGNKPDIEFLNQPLGGHYKITPYGFLPRVGTKLVGESYTDMGQGLLDCLAEMHETEDGQS
- a CDS encoding FecR domain-containing protein, producing MEAVGHVVGLLGEVRAESEAGLRPLQLGSEVYPDDILLTNQGAHVEVRFADQSVLSQGENARLTIDSFVYSPQDSAASNMVLNMAEGTFRMVTGEIAASNPEGVSMVSPLATIGIRGTGADLQVGEDGLKVGIFQYDGKDLTVTTPYGTMIINNANLILDVFADGTFGELRTYTDFEKAFFDAIAPILSIPTAREGGEDDGGDDGDEGDGPGDGTGNGDGEDGGGGEDEVTVELNPEDGASEGDILSFIMGAMEEILGDDTLAGGAGGDTLGGGDSVPGSGDGSPFDPDNWGQPDDPFADSLAGGDDDDDDTVSGGDTGDGDTGDDTGGHSGGSGGGSSSASCDCPAPASLDGTTGYTIVGDEAGTTFGADFAWVGDVNGDGIDDFMISAANADPNGVNNAGETYLIFGGTNLENLDAADGTTDGSIDISYLDGSNGYVLDGYRYEGRFGAYGRNKNMSTVGDFNNDGYDDFSLGATSFSTATGEGYVLFGGSSLAALDAMDGTADGTLNVKYLASGNGGDGSNGFILNGFTTYDQGGSSASYGDINGDGFSDVIQSGFMAGSTLDSGEVYVVFGGNGWSGGAELSQNGLNGTNGVFFYNSNAREFMGNSVTGIPDMNGDGFAEVLIGANEGHGSNADRTGKAYLVFGGSYGVKGESSVLSGGFNVSGLDGSNGYLFEGVDNQDVTGQVSYADVNGDGISDLIIGAPESYTGQYGPGKVFVVYGDQLAALDAADGSGDGTIQLSKLLATNGADGTYGYVMAGNAGSTDRLGFSVQTAGDVNNDGYGDFMVGGHTVAANENGEGYLIFGGVNGVKGWGAKQASLDPDALSGEDGVIVLGKAAGDSTGYGVGYLGDLNNDGYADFGITGHGGDPNGEVYVIYGNEFTGYQDSTLLTLAGTAPSRVLTVRGQEDTDEVDINLSTGAVSMSSGTFTSIDATDATKVEASDYEGQITLTGSSGEDTFFGGAGDDYAQGGQGDDYLEGGAGNDELWGGIGIDELSGGTGNDTLVGGASGDMLTSDLGEDVFLYTIESDMTNDTISDADWDFDKLQFDSVNFGLAAGTLDSGRFFVVTNYTDNYTDVTQDGAVFIYDDGAESLYYDDDGNDGSYGAFSLDITYNGNAPEYDDIELVNLA